In Primulina eburnea isolate SZY01 chromosome 3, ASM2296580v1, whole genome shotgun sequence, one DNA window encodes the following:
- the LOC140826042 gene encoding phosphatidylinositol N-acetylglucosaminyltransferase subunit A-like isoform X2, translating into MDKREKHRILMVSDFFYPNFGGVENHIYYISQCLIKLGHKVVVMTHAYKNRSGVRYMTVLIREKISLVHGHQAFSTLCHEALMHARTMGYKVVFTDHSLYGFADVGSIHMNKVLQFTLADVSQAICVSHTSKENTVLRSGLPPEKVFVIPNAVDTAVFKPAPKRLGSHEIVIVVISRLVYRKGADLLVEVIPEVCHLHPNVRFIVGGDGPKRVRLEEMREKHSLQDRVDMLGAVPHSKVQSVLITGHIFLNSSLTEAFCIAILEAASCGLLTVSTRVGGVPEVLPGDMVVLAEPDPSDMVLAITKAINLLPQIDPQSMHNRMKKLYSWHDVARRTVIVYDCALRCSNQDLLERLPRYLSCGSWAGKLFCLLMILDYLFWLLLKLWQPDMDIEVAPDVHLTSSQHGEGTWDSIEDGSSK; encoded by the exons ATGGACAAACGAGAAAAGCATAGAATTTTGATGGTGTCTGATTTTTTCTATCCAAACTTTGGTGGCGTAGAGAATCACATTTATTACATATCTCAATGCTTGATAAAACTTGGCCACAAG GTGGTTGTTATGACTCATGCTTACAAAAATCGTTCAGGAGTGAGGTATATGACTG TTTTGATAAGAGAAAAAATATCTCTGGTGCATGGACATCAAGCCTTTTCAACTCTATGTCATGAAGCTCTAATGCACGCACGTACAATGGGGTACAAagttgtgtttactgatcattctttGTATGGTTTCGCTGACGTGGGAAGTATTCACATGAACAAGGTTTTACAGTTTACCCTAGCAGATGTAAGCCAAGCTATATGTGTTTCTCATACAAGCAAGGAAAATACAGTTTTGAGGTCTGGATTGCCACCTGAAAAGGTTTTTGTTATTCCTAATGCTGTGGATACAGCTGTGTTCAAGCCTGCTCCAAAGCGACTCGGCAGTCATGAAATAGTTATTGTCGTGATCAGTCGATTGGTTTACAGGAAAGGGGCGGATCTACTGGTTGAAGTCATccctgaagtgtgccatttgcATCCCAAC GTTCGGTTTATTGTCGGTGGAGATGGACCTAAAAGAGTGCGATTggaagaaatgagagaaaaacaCTCTCTTCAAGATAGAGTTGATATGTTGGGTGCTGTCCCACATTCTAAAGTACAGTCAGTTTTAATAACTGGTCATATATTCTTAAATAG TTCCTTAACCGAAGCATTTTGTATAGCCATATTGGAAGCTGCTAGTTGTGGATTATTGACTGTCAGTACACGAGTTGGAGGCGTCCCCGAG GTTCTTCCAGGTGATATGGTGGTTCTCGCAGAGCCGGATCCAAGCGACATGGTACTGGCAATTACAAAAGCAATAAACTTACTTCCCCAAATCGATCCACAATCCATGCACAATCGT ATGAAAAAACTATATAGTTGGCATGATGTTGCCAGAAGGACAGTGATTGTTTATGACTGTGCTTTGAGATGTTCCAATCAGGACCTCTTGGAACGGTTGCCCAG gTACCTTTCTTGTGGTTCTTGGGCAGGAAAGCTTTTTTGTTTGCTGATGATATTGGATTATTTGTTTTGGCTTCTGTTGAAGCTGTGGCAG CCTGATATGGACATAGAGGTTGCACCCGATGTTCATCTAACCAGTTCCCAACATGGAGAAGGGACGTGGGATTCTATTGAAGATGGGAGTTCGAAGTAA
- the LOC140826042 gene encoding phosphatidylinositol N-acetylglucosaminyltransferase subunit A-like isoform X1, with protein MDKREKHRILMVSDFFYPNFGGVENHIYYISQCLIKLGHKVVVMTHAYKNRSGVRYMTGGLKVYYVPWRPFLMQNTLPTFYGTLPIVRTVLIREKISLVHGHQAFSTLCHEALMHARTMGYKVVFTDHSLYGFADVGSIHMNKVLQFTLADVSQAICVSHTSKENTVLRSGLPPEKVFVIPNAVDTAVFKPAPKRLGSHEIVIVVISRLVYRKGADLLVEVIPEVCHLHPNVRFIVGGDGPKRVRLEEMREKHSLQDRVDMLGAVPHSKVQSVLITGHIFLNSSLTEAFCIAILEAASCGLLTVSTRVGGVPEVLPGDMVVLAEPDPSDMVLAITKAINLLPQIDPQSMHNRMKKLYSWHDVARRTVIVYDCALRCSNQDLLERLPRYLSCGSWAGKLFCLLMILDYLFWLLLKLWQPDMDIEVAPDVHLTSSQHGEGTWDSIEDGSSK; from the exons ATGGACAAACGAGAAAAGCATAGAATTTTGATGGTGTCTGATTTTTTCTATCCAAACTTTGGTGGCGTAGAGAATCACATTTATTACATATCTCAATGCTTGATAAAACTTGGCCACAAG GTGGTTGTTATGACTCATGCTTACAAAAATCGTTCAGGAGTGAGGTATATGACTGGTGGGTTAAAAGTTTATTATGTGCCGTGGAGACCATTTCTCATGCAGAATACGTTGCCTACATTTTATGGGACTTTGCCGATTGTGAGAACAGTTTTGATAAGAGAAAAAATATCTCTGGTGCATGGACATCAAGCCTTTTCAACTCTATGTCATGAAGCTCTAATGCACGCACGTACAATGGGGTACAAagttgtgtttactgatcattctttGTATGGTTTCGCTGACGTGGGAAGTATTCACATGAACAAGGTTTTACAGTTTACCCTAGCAGATGTAAGCCAAGCTATATGTGTTTCTCATACAAGCAAGGAAAATACAGTTTTGAGGTCTGGATTGCCACCTGAAAAGGTTTTTGTTATTCCTAATGCTGTGGATACAGCTGTGTTCAAGCCTGCTCCAAAGCGACTCGGCAGTCATGAAATAGTTATTGTCGTGATCAGTCGATTGGTTTACAGGAAAGGGGCGGATCTACTGGTTGAAGTCATccctgaagtgtgccatttgcATCCCAAC GTTCGGTTTATTGTCGGTGGAGATGGACCTAAAAGAGTGCGATTggaagaaatgagagaaaaacaCTCTCTTCAAGATAGAGTTGATATGTTGGGTGCTGTCCCACATTCTAAAGTACAGTCAGTTTTAATAACTGGTCATATATTCTTAAATAG TTCCTTAACCGAAGCATTTTGTATAGCCATATTGGAAGCTGCTAGTTGTGGATTATTGACTGTCAGTACACGAGTTGGAGGCGTCCCCGAG GTTCTTCCAGGTGATATGGTGGTTCTCGCAGAGCCGGATCCAAGCGACATGGTACTGGCAATTACAAAAGCAATAAACTTACTTCCCCAAATCGATCCACAATCCATGCACAATCGT ATGAAAAAACTATATAGTTGGCATGATGTTGCCAGAAGGACAGTGATTGTTTATGACTGTGCTTTGAGATGTTCCAATCAGGACCTCTTGGAACGGTTGCCCAG gTACCTTTCTTGTGGTTCTTGGGCAGGAAAGCTTTTTTGTTTGCTGATGATATTGGATTATTTGTTTTGGCTTCTGTTGAAGCTGTGGCAG CCTGATATGGACATAGAGGTTGCACCCGATGTTCATCTAACCAGTTCCCAACATGGAGAAGGGACGTGGGATTCTATTGAAGATGGGAGTTCGAAGTAA